A stretch of the Azorhizobium caulinodans ORS 571 genome encodes the following:
- a CDS encoding MFS transporter: MSIAAVRTPPSREMATISAVGTAHFTSHLLQLAFAPLFLTMRDDLGVTFTELGALLSAFYLASGMGQVTAGILVDRFGAHRLLLAGMALQASSVAAIGLAPTYGLMLPLAFLSGLGNAVYHPADLSILSHRIRPERLGRAFAAHVIAGNFGYAVSPLMSGTLAIAFGWRTALVVMGGAALVATFALIAVRPVLHSPTIAEQAKAPGGVAPISFGQVLTTPVVLLAFFYFLLSSISLVGIQNFSIAALQEGYAFTAAMATLTITAYQLATAAGVAIGGYVADRSTHHHRIAMGGLAAAAACAALASLHLPLALATTALVVGIGFANGLTLPSRDVLVRRASPAGATGKVFGVVYSGFDIGSLFAPLIYGLLMDHHLPHGVFLTAAVPLALGIVTVLGVRPGKR, translated from the coding sequence GTGTCCATCGCAGCCGTCCGCACACCGCCCTCACGGGAGATGGCGACCATTTCCGCCGTGGGAACGGCGCACTTCACCAGCCATCTGCTGCAACTGGCTTTCGCGCCGCTGTTCCTCACCATGCGTGACGATCTCGGCGTCACATTCACCGAGCTCGGCGCGCTGCTTTCCGCCTTCTATCTGGCCTCGGGCATGGGACAGGTGACGGCCGGCATCCTCGTGGACCGCTTCGGCGCCCACCGCCTGCTGCTGGCCGGCATGGCGCTCCAGGCCTCCTCCGTCGCCGCCATCGGCCTTGCGCCCACTTACGGCCTGATGCTGCCGCTTGCCTTCCTCTCCGGCCTCGGCAACGCCGTCTATCACCCGGCGGACCTGTCCATCCTCAGCCACCGCATCCGGCCCGAGCGGCTGGGCCGGGCCTTCGCGGCGCATGTGATCGCGGGCAATTTCGGATACGCGGTCTCCCCGCTCATGTCCGGCACGCTCGCCATCGCGTTCGGCTGGCGCACGGCGCTGGTGGTGATGGGCGGGGCCGCCCTCGTCGCAACCTTCGCGCTCATCGCGGTGCGGCCGGTGCTGCACAGCCCCACCATCGCCGAACAGGCCAAGGCACCGGGCGGGGTGGCCCCCATCTCCTTCGGTCAGGTGCTCACCACGCCCGTGGTGCTGCTCGCTTTCTTCTACTTCCTGCTGTCGTCCATCTCGCTGGTGGGCATCCAGAATTTCTCGATCGCCGCGCTGCAGGAGGGCTATGCCTTCACCGCCGCCATGGCGACGCTCACAATCACGGCCTATCAGCTCGCCACCGCCGCCGGCGTGGCCATCGGCGGCTATGTGGCGGACCGCTCCACCCATCACCATCGCATCGCCATGGGCGGCCTCGCCGCCGCCGCCGCCTGCGCGGCGCTGGCCAGCCTCCACCTGCCGCTGGCCCTCGCCACCACGGCGCTGGTCGTGGGCATCGGCTTTGCCAACGGCCTCACCCTGCCGTCCCGCGACGTACTGGTGCGCCGCGCCTCCCCCGCCGGGGCGACCGGCAAGGTGTTCGGCGTCGTCTATTCGGGGTTCGACATCGGCTCGCTGTTCGCGCCGCTGATCTACGGCCTGCTGATGGACCACCATCTGCCGCACGGCGTCTTCCTCACCGCCGCCGTGCCGCTGGCGCTGGGCATCGTCACCGTGCTCGGCGTGCGGCCGGGCAAGCGCTGA
- a CDS encoding FAD-binding oxidoreductase codes for MSSTAPRPILLPADRLTAAIAQISARIGAQYVITDASDMEGYLVEQRGLFRGATPAVVRPGSTEEVAFVVKTCAEAGIPIVPQGGNTGLVGGQVPFGALLLSLGRLNKVRALDATDLTLTAEAGCTLHQIQQAADAADCLFPLSIASEGTCQIGGNLATNAGGTAVLRYGNTRDLTLGLEVVLADGRVWNGLSRLRKDNTGYDLKNLFVGSEGTLGIITAAVLRLFPKPRRRATALVGVTDVHQVLALFRRLRAVAGDTLTGFEFLPDFGMETVLKHMSGAVRALQGQHAFYALAELTSTRADDDLAAMVEGVLAEAFEAGEVEDAVIAASEGQSQALWKLREDLSEAQKFEGGSIKHDVSVPVSRVAEFVEQATAACEAHMPGLRVCAFGHIGDGNVHFNLSQPVGMDKTAYLDTWEDFNRIVHDIVVSYAGSISAEHGIGFLKREELVHYKDPVALDVMASIKAALDPAGLLNPGKMLVAKGE; via the coding sequence ATGTCGAGCACAGCCCCCCGTCCCATCCTCCTGCCGGCGGACCGCCTCACGGCGGCGATCGCGCAGATTTCCGCGCGCATCGGCGCCCAGTACGTCATCACCGACGCCTCCGACATGGAAGGCTATCTGGTGGAACAGCGCGGCCTGTTCCGCGGTGCGACGCCCGCCGTGGTGCGCCCGGGCTCCACCGAGGAGGTGGCGTTCGTGGTGAAGACCTGCGCGGAGGCGGGCATCCCCATCGTGCCGCAGGGCGGCAACACCGGCCTCGTGGGCGGACAGGTGCCCTTCGGCGCGCTGCTGCTCTCCCTTGGCCGCCTCAACAAGGTGCGGGCGCTCGATGCGACCGACCTGACGCTGACCGCCGAGGCCGGCTGCACGCTCCACCAGATCCAGCAGGCGGCGGATGCGGCGGACTGCCTGTTCCCGCTGTCCATCGCTTCTGAAGGGACCTGCCAGATCGGCGGCAACCTCGCCACCAATGCGGGCGGTACCGCCGTTCTGCGCTACGGAAATACCCGTGATCTGACGCTCGGCCTGGAAGTGGTGCTTGCCGACGGGCGCGTGTGGAACGGTCTGTCGCGCCTGCGCAAGGACAACACCGGCTACGATCTGAAGAACCTGTTCGTGGGCTCGGAAGGCACGCTGGGCATCATCACCGCCGCCGTGCTGCGCCTGTTCCCCAAGCCCCGCCGCCGTGCCACGGCACTGGTGGGCGTCACGGACGTGCATCAGGTGCTGGCCCTCTTTCGGCGCCTCCGCGCGGTCGCGGGTGACACGCTCACCGGCTTCGAGTTCCTGCCCGATTTCGGCATGGAGACGGTGCTGAAGCACATGTCCGGTGCCGTGCGGGCGCTGCAGGGGCAGCACGCTTTCTATGCGCTGGCCGAACTCACCTCCACGCGGGCCGACGATGATCTCGCCGCCATGGTGGAGGGCGTGCTCGCCGAGGCCTTCGAGGCCGGCGAGGTGGAGGATGCGGTGATCGCCGCCAGCGAAGGCCAGTCGCAGGCGCTCTGGAAGCTGCGCGAGGATCTTTCAGAGGCGCAGAAGTTCGAGGGCGGCTCCATCAAGCACGACGTCTCGGTGCCGGTGTCCCGCGTGGCCGAATTCGTGGAGCAGGCGACGGCGGCATGCGAAGCGCACATGCCGGGCCTGCGCGTCTGCGCCTTCGGCCATATCGGCGATGGCAACGTGCACTTCAATCTCAGCCAGCCCGTGGGCATGGACAAGACGGCCTATCTGGACACCTGGGAAGACTTCAACCGCATCGTCCACGACATCGTGGTCTCCTATGCGGGTTCTATTTCCGCCGAGCACGGCATCGGCTTCCTGAAGCGCGAGGAACTCGTGCACTATAAGGATCCGGTGGCCCTCGACGTGATGGCGTCCATCAAGGCCGCGCTCGATCCGGCGGGCCTGCTCAATCCCGGCAAGATGCTGGTGGCCAAGGGCGAATAA
- a CDS encoding ammonium transporter — translation MNVKTWSRVGLPTLLAASALALPVLAQTAAPAADAPAAAAAIPINKGDTAWMLVSAALVLMMSVPGLALFYGGLVRTKNMLSVLMQVFYTVSVVGILWVLYGYSLAFTGGSDFVGGFSKAFLAGITPDSGTGTFSVGVNIPEFAFIAFQMTFAMITPALIFGAFAERVKFSAIVLFVPLWVTFIYFPMAHMVWYWAGPDAVDAAAKALAAADAGGKAAAQSALDAVLADAGYIYKLGAIDFAGGTVVHINAGIAAFVGCLIVGKRTGYGKEAFQPHSLTLTLVGAGLLWVGWFGFNAGSNLEANGLTALAMMNTFIATCAAALSWMVVEWLAKGKPSMLGVVSGAVAGLVAVTPMAGFAGIMGSLVSGLIVGVLCFFFCTTVKNAFGYDDSLDVFGVHCIGGIFGAIATGIVVSPALGGTGIFDYTTGKVADYDMATQVIAQVKAVVVTLVWSGVGSAVLYYIVHAVVGLRATVEREREGLDITEHGERAYHS, via the coding sequence ATGAACGTCAAGACGTGGTCCCGCGTGGGTCTTCCCACGCTCCTTGCGGCCTCGGCACTCGCCCTGCCGGTGCTGGCCCAGACGGCGGCGCCCGCCGCGGACGCGCCCGCGGCAGCCGCGGCCATCCCGATCAATAAGGGCGATACCGCCTGGATGCTGGTCTCGGCCGCCCTCGTGCTGATGATGTCGGTCCCCGGCCTCGCCCTGTTCTACGGCGGCCTCGTGCGCACCAAGAACATGCTCTCGGTGCTGATGCAGGTGTTCTACACCGTGTCCGTCGTCGGCATCCTGTGGGTGCTCTACGGCTATTCGCTGGCCTTCACCGGCGGCTCCGACTTCGTCGGCGGCTTCTCCAAGGCCTTCCTCGCCGGCATCACGCCGGACAGCGGCACCGGCACCTTCTCGGTGGGCGTCAACATTCCGGAATTCGCGTTCATCGCGTTCCAGATGACCTTCGCCATGATCACGCCGGCCCTCATCTTCGGCGCCTTCGCGGAGCGCGTGAAGTTCTCGGCCATCGTGCTGTTCGTGCCGCTGTGGGTCACCTTCATCTATTTCCCGATGGCCCACATGGTGTGGTACTGGGCCGGCCCGGACGCGGTGGATGCCGCTGCCAAGGCGCTCGCCGCCGCTGACGCTGGCGGCAAGGCTGCCGCCCAGTCCGCGCTCGACGCGGTGCTCGCGGATGCCGGCTACATCTACAAGCTCGGCGCCATCGACTTCGCTGGCGGCACCGTGGTGCACATCAATGCCGGTATCGCCGCCTTCGTCGGCTGCCTGATCGTCGGCAAGCGCACCGGCTACGGCAAGGAGGCCTTCCAGCCTCACTCGCTCACCCTCACGCTGGTCGGCGCCGGCCTGCTGTGGGTCGGCTGGTTCGGCTTCAACGCCGGCTCCAACCTCGAAGCCAATGGCCTCACCGCCCTGGCCATGATGAACACCTTCATCGCCACCTGCGCCGCCGCCCTCTCCTGGATGGTGGTGGAATGGCTGGCCAAGGGTAAGCCCTCCATGCTCGGCGTCGTCTCCGGCGCTGTGGCGGGCCTCGTGGCCGTCACCCCGATGGCCGGCTTCGCCGGCATCATGGGCTCGCTGGTCTCCGGCCTTATCGTCGGCGTGCTGTGCTTCTTCTTCTGCACCACCGTGAAGAACGCCTTCGGCTATGACGACTCGCTCGACGTGTTCGGCGTGCACTGCATCGGCGGCATCTTCGGCGCCATTGCCACGGGCATCGTGGTGAGCCCGGCGCTCGGCGGCACCGGCATCTTCGACTACACCACCGGCAAGGTGGCCGACTACGACATGGCCACCCAGGTCATCGCGCAGGTGAAGGCCGTGGTTGTCACGCTGGTGTGGTCGGGCGTCGGCTCGGCGGTCCTCTACTACATCGTGCACGCCGTCGTCGGCCTGCGCGCCACGGTGGAGCGCGAGCGCGAAGGTCTCGACATCACCGAGCACGGCGAGCGCGCCTACCACAGCTGA
- a CDS encoding P-II family nitrogen regulator, with protein MKIVMAIIKPFKLEEVRDALTGIGVHGLTVTEVKGYGRQKGHTEIYRGAEYAVSFLPKLKIEVAVPSDQVAKVVEAITASAKTGQIGDGKIFVFQIDHAVRIRTGETDADAL; from the coding sequence ATGAAGATCGTGATGGCCATCATAAAGCCGTTCAAGCTGGAAGAGGTGCGCGATGCCCTCACTGGCATCGGTGTCCACGGGCTCACCGTGACGGAAGTGAAAGGCTACGGGCGGCAGAAGGGCCACACCGAGATCTATCGCGGCGCCGAATATGCCGTGAGCTTCCTGCCGAAGCTCAAGATCGAGGTCGCGGTGCCCTCCGACCAGGTTGCCAAGGTTGTCGAGGCCATCACCGCCTCCGCCAAGACCGGCCAGATCGGCGACGGAAAGATCTTCGTCTTCCAGATCGACCACGCCGTGCGCATCCGCACCGGCGAGACCGACGCCGACGCGCTCTGA
- the tesB gene encoding acyl-CoA thioesterase II codes for MSDVETLRAILDLEPLEINLFRGRSGSPGGGRVFGGQVVAQALVAAQRTVDETRKPHSLHAYFLLGGDPTVPIIYEVDRIRDGKSFTTRRVVAIQHGRAIYSMAVSFQVPEEGIEHQSRMPDVPPPEASPSDEQWREKLVARFPAAAKRDWMALRPLEVKPVGLSPSFLAGKEQEARPGIWFRTRGALPDDVGIHQAVLAYASDLSLLQAALVPHGRSVFDADMQVASLDHALWFHRPFRADDWLLYIQDSPSAQGARGFCRGEIYSRDGKLVASAVQEGLMRVLES; via the coding sequence ATGTCCGACGTCGAAACCCTGCGCGCCATCCTCGATCTCGAGCCCCTGGAGATCAATCTGTTCCGGGGTCGCAGTGGTTCCCCCGGCGGCGGCCGGGTGTTCGGCGGCCAGGTGGTGGCGCAGGCGCTCGTGGCTGCCCAGCGCACCGTGGACGAGACGCGCAAGCCCCATTCCCTCCACGCTTATTTTCTGCTCGGCGGCGATCCCACCGTGCCGATCATCTATGAAGTGGACCGCATCCGCGACGGCAAGAGCTTCACCACCCGCCGCGTGGTGGCCATCCAGCACGGCCGCGCCATCTATTCCATGGCCGTCTCCTTCCAGGTTCCGGAGGAGGGCATCGAGCACCAGAGCCGCATGCCGGACGTGCCGCCGCCCGAGGCCTCGCCCTCCGACGAGCAATGGCGCGAGAAGCTCGTGGCCCGTTTCCCCGCCGCCGCCAAGCGCGACTGGATGGCGCTGCGGCCGCTGGAGGTGAAGCCGGTCGGCCTTTCCCCGTCCTTCCTTGCGGGCAAGGAGCAGGAGGCGCGGCCGGGCATCTGGTTCCGGACCCGTGGCGCCCTCCCGGACGACGTGGGCATCCATCAGGCGGTGCTGGCCTATGCCTCCGACCTCTCGCTGCTCCAGGCGGCGCTGGTGCCGCACGGGCGCTCGGTGTTCGACGCCGACATGCAGGTGGCGAGCCTCGACCACGCTCTATGGTTCCACCGGCCGTTTCGCGCCGACGACTGGCTCCTCTACATCCAGGACAGCCCATCGGCCCAAGGGGCGCGCGGATTCTGCCGCGGCGAGATCTATAGCCGCGACGGCAAGCTGGTCGCGTCGGCGGTTCAGGAAGGCCTGATGCGGGTTCTGGAGTCCTGA
- a CDS encoding ubiquinone biosynthesis hydroxylase produces MGKDARPEAADVVIAGGGLAGLSLALALKDGLGPDAAITVYDPGFGKPLTGDRRCSAIAAGARRLLTVLGVWDEVAPEAQPMKTMVVTDSRTRDVARPVFLTFDGDVEPGEPFAYMVPNAVLQQALTDAAGRAGIDMRAAPVSDFATDRSGVTVTGGDGAVLRASLLVACDGSKSRLRSLAGITSTSWAYGQSAITFTVEHERPHLGEAVEHFLPPGPFATLPLPGNRASIVWTERTEDAKRYAELPDYRFQEELEQRFGHKLGWVKLETKPQVYPLGFAMARSFIGERFALVGDAAHLIHPIAGQGLNMGLRDVAALAEAVTDAARVGLDFASPQVLERYQRWRRFDTLAMGVATDTLNKLFSNQSDALRIIRDVGLGLVDRMPKLKGLFIRDAAGLTGAVPKLLRGQAL; encoded by the coding sequence ATGGGTAAGGACGCACGGCCTGAGGCTGCCGACGTGGTGATCGCGGGCGGAGGGCTTGCGGGCCTCAGCCTCGCTCTGGCGCTGAAAGACGGGCTCGGGCCGGATGCGGCCATCACCGTCTATGATCCCGGCTTCGGCAAGCCGCTCACCGGCGACCGCCGCTGCTCGGCCATCGCCGCCGGCGCGCGCCGCCTGCTGACCGTGCTCGGCGTCTGGGACGAGGTGGCCCCCGAGGCCCAGCCCATGAAGACCATGGTGGTGACCGACAGCCGCACCCGCGACGTCGCCCGCCCGGTCTTCCTCACCTTCGACGGCGACGTGGAGCCCGGCGAGCCCTTCGCCTACATGGTGCCCAATGCCGTGCTCCAGCAGGCGCTGACCGATGCCGCCGGACGCGCGGGCATCGACATGCGCGCCGCACCCGTTTCGGATTTCGCCACCGACCGGTCCGGCGTCACCGTCACCGGCGGCGACGGGGCCGTGCTGCGGGCCTCTCTGCTGGTGGCGTGCGACGGCTCGAAGTCCCGCCTGCGCAGCCTTGCCGGCATCACCTCCACGTCATGGGCCTACGGCCAGTCGGCCATCACCTTCACGGTCGAGCACGAGCGCCCGCACCTGGGCGAAGCGGTGGAGCACTTCCTGCCGCCGGGCCCGTTCGCCACCCTGCCGCTGCCGGGCAACCGCGCCTCCATCGTCTGGACCGAGCGCACCGAGGACGCCAAGCGCTACGCCGAGCTGCCGGACTACCGCTTCCAGGAAGAACTGGAGCAGCGCTTCGGCCACAAGCTCGGCTGGGTGAAGCTGGAGACGAAGCCGCAGGTCTATCCGCTCGGCTTTGCCATGGCCCGCAGCTTCATCGGCGAGCGCTTCGCCCTTGTCGGCGACGCGGCCCATCTCATCCACCCCATCGCCGGACAGGGCCTCAACATGGGCCTGCGCGACGTGGCGGCGCTGGCCGAGGCGGTGACGGACGCCGCCCGCGTCGGCCTCGACTTCGCCTCGCCCCAGGTGCTGGAGCGCTACCAGCGCTGGCGGCGCTTCGACACGCTGGCCATGGGAGTGGCCACGGACACGCTGAACAAGCTGTTCTCCAACCAGTCCGACGCCCTGCGCATCATCCGCGACGTGGGCCTCGGCCTTGTGGACCGCATGCCGAAGCTGAAAGGCCTCTTCATCCGCGATGCCGCGGGCCTCACCGGCGCCGTGCCGAAGCTCCTGCGCGGACAGGCGCTGTGA
- a CDS encoding type II toxin-antitoxin system HicA family toxin: protein MKKRHLATLELIFSHPVSGSVRWSDVVALFQALGAEVSEREGSRVGVVLFGEVRVFHRPHPSPNTDKGAVASIRKWLDEHGVRP, encoded by the coding sequence GTGAAGAAGCGCCACCTGGCCACGCTTGAGCTGATCTTTTCGCATCCGGTGAGCGGCTCCGTCCGCTGGTCGGATGTCGTGGCTCTGTTTCAAGCGCTGGGCGCCGAGGTGAGCGAGCGGGAAGGGTCGCGTGTGGGCGTGGTGCTGTTCGGCGAAGTGCGGGTGTTTCACCGTCCACACCCTTCGCCCAACACGGACAAGGGCGCCGTCGCCAGCATTCGCAAGTGGCTCGACGAACACGGAGTTCGGCCATGA
- a CDS encoding type II toxin-antitoxin system HicB family antitoxin: MMNIIEIDGEKAVVAFDPDIRMFRGEFVGLNGGADFYAETVEQLYEEGRTSLAAFLALCAEKGIAPRRTFSGRFNVRLDPADHEAAVVAASAQGKSLNEWVAAAIRDAADNAA; encoded by the coding sequence ATGATGAACATCATCGAGATCGACGGCGAAAAGGCCGTGGTGGCCTTCGATCCGGACATCCGGATGTTCCGGGGGGAGTTCGTCGGGTTGAACGGTGGGGCCGATTTCTACGCCGAGACCGTTGAGCAGTTGTACGAGGAGGGGCGCACGTCGCTCGCCGCTTTCCTCGCGCTCTGTGCCGAGAAGGGGATCGCGCCACGGCGTACCTTCTCGGGCCGCTTCAACGTGCGGCTGGACCCTGCCGACCATGAGGCCGCCGTGGTGGCCGCCTCCGCTCAGGGAAAGAGCCTGAATGAGTGGGTTGCCGCCGCGATTCGTGACGCGGCGGACAATGCAGCCTGA
- a CDS encoding Trm112 family protein, translated as MTQAQRPGQDVDPKLLEILVCPVTKGPLDYDRARQELISRSARLAYPIRDGIPIMLADEARRLDESEIKG; from the coding sequence ATGACCCAAGCCCAGCGCCCCGGACAGGATGTCGACCCGAAGCTCCTTGAGATTCTCGTCTGCCCCGTCACCAAGGGCCCGCTGGACTATGACCGCGCCCGGCAGGAGCTGATTTCCCGCTCCGCCCGTCTCGCCTATCCCATCCGCGACGGCATCCCGATCATGCTGGCCGACGAGGCCCGCCGCCTCGACGAGAGCGAGATCAAGGGCTGA
- a CDS encoding DMT family transporter, whose product MSSRVTLGFLLGFIGVVIFGATVPATRLALNGLDPFFITFGRAALAGLMAGALLLVRRRVPWLGRKGAFRDLLLVVASLMFGFPLLMAFGMQTVPASHAGVVLGLLPIATTFGAMVFSGERPSPLFLAFSLLGAGLVVVFAARNGGMDRFGAGDLLLLGSVVACGIGYPVSARLARFMQGWEVIAWALVIALPITLPAALLFLPREFAAVPTPAWLGFLYVAAMSQFIGFFFWNAGLAMGGVARVAQVQLLQTFVTIALAWPINGEPLDLETVMFAVAVVAVVVLGRKAKVGGAPAPAE is encoded by the coding sequence ATGTCCTCGCGCGTCACGCTCGGTTTCCTGCTCGGCTTCATTGGCGTCGTGATCTTCGGCGCCACGGTGCCGGCGACGCGGCTGGCCCTGAACGGGCTCGATCCCTTCTTCATCACCTTCGGGCGGGCGGCGCTCGCGGGCCTCATGGCGGGCGCGCTGCTGCTGGTCCGCCGCCGCGTGCCCTGGCTCGGGCGGAAGGGGGCGTTCCGCGACCTGCTGCTGGTGGTCGCGAGCCTGATGTTCGGCTTCCCGCTGCTCATGGCCTTCGGCATGCAGACGGTGCCGGCGAGCCACGCGGGCGTGGTGCTGGGCCTCCTGCCCATCGCCACCACCTTCGGCGCCATGGTGTTCTCCGGCGAGCGGCCGAGCCCGCTCTTCCTCGCCTTCAGCCTGCTGGGGGCCGGTCTCGTCGTGGTGTTCGCCGCCCGCAACGGCGGTATGGACCGTTTCGGTGCGGGCGATCTGCTGCTGCTGGGCTCGGTGGTGGCCTGCGGCATCGGCTATCCGGTGAGCGCGCGGCTCGCCCGCTTCATGCAGGGCTGGGAGGTGATCGCCTGGGCGCTGGTCATCGCGCTGCCCATCACGCTGCCGGCGGCGCTCCTCTTCCTGCCCCGCGAATTCGCGGCGGTGCCGACACCGGCCTGGCTGGGCTTCCTCTATGTGGCCGCCATGAGCCAGTTCATCGGCTTCTTCTTCTGGAACGCCGGGCTCGCCATGGGCGGCGTCGCCCGCGTGGCGCAGGTCCAGCTTCTCCAGACCTTCGTCACCATTGCCCTCGCCTGGCCCATCAATGGCGAGCCGCTGGACCTTGAGACGGTGATGTTCGCCGTCGCCGTGGTGGCCGTGGTCGTGCTCGGCCGCAAGGCCAAGGTCGGCGGCGCCCCGGCACCGGCCGAATAG
- the hisS gene encoding histidine--tRNA ligase yields MATDTKPKARLPRGLVDRTGAELVATRAMLEKIRAVYELYGFEALETPAIEYTDALGKFLPDQDRPNEGVFSFQDDDDQWLSLRYDLTAPLARYVAEHFDALPKPYRSYRNGYVFRNEKPGPGRFRQFMQFDADTVGAPSVAADAEICMMAADTLDAVGIARGDYVIKINNRKVLDGVLEAIGLGGAENAGRRLTVLRAIDKLDKIGPAGVRDLLGAGRWENPEAKSGDFTKGAGLESAAIDRVIAFVEAGTGTAGLAKLDAVVGESEAGKAGLAELREIAALVAAAGYDDGRIVIDPSVVRGLEYYTGPVYEAELTFEVKDEKGRPVRFGSVAGGGRYDGLVARFRGEPVPATGFSIGVSRLLHALAHLGKMETLAEIGPVVVLVMDRDRAADYMAMVAKLRANGIRAEMYLGGSGMKAQMKYADKRNAPAVIIQGSNEKDAGEVQIKDLVEGARIAADIADHAEYRAARPAQFSVKEEEMVEAIRGVLERRAAPSLGLDD; encoded by the coding sequence ATGGCCACCGACACCAAGCCGAAGGCGCGCCTGCCGCGCGGTCTCGTGGATCGCACGGGGGCGGAACTCGTCGCCACCCGCGCCATGCTGGAGAAGATCCGCGCCGTCTATGAGCTCTATGGCTTCGAGGCGCTGGAGACGCCCGCCATCGAATATACGGACGCGCTGGGCAAGTTCCTGCCCGATCAGGACCGGCCGAACGAGGGCGTCTTCTCCTTCCAGGACGATGACGACCAGTGGCTGTCGCTGCGCTATGACCTGACCGCCCCGCTGGCCCGCTATGTGGCCGAGCATTTCGACGCGCTGCCCAAGCCCTATCGCTCCTATCGCAACGGCTATGTGTTCCGGAACGAGAAGCCCGGCCCCGGCCGCTTCCGCCAGTTCATGCAGTTCGACGCCGACACGGTGGGCGCCCCGTCGGTGGCGGCGGATGCGGAGATCTGCATGATGGCCGCCGATACGCTGGATGCGGTGGGCATTGCGCGCGGCGACTACGTCATCAAGATCAACAACCGCAAGGTGCTCGACGGCGTGCTGGAGGCCATCGGCCTCGGCGGCGCTGAGAATGCCGGCCGCCGCCTCACCGTGCTGCGCGCTATCGACAAGCTGGACAAGATCGGCCCTGCCGGCGTGCGCGACCTGCTCGGCGCTGGCCGCTGGGAGAATCCGGAAGCCAAGAGCGGCGACTTCACCAAGGGTGCGGGGCTGGAGAGCGCCGCCATCGACCGGGTGATCGCCTTCGTGGAGGCCGGCACGGGCACGGCGGGCCTGGCGAAGCTCGACGCCGTGGTGGGCGAGAGCGAGGCCGGCAAAGCGGGCCTTGCGGAGCTGCGCGAGATCGCGGCCCTGGTCGCCGCCGCCGGCTATGACGACGGCCGCATCGTCATCGACCCCTCTGTCGTGCGCGGCCTCGAATATTACACCGGCCCCGTCTATGAGGCCGAACTCACCTTCGAGGTGAAGGACGAGAAGGGCCGCCCCGTGCGCTTCGGCTCGGTGGCGGGTGGCGGGCGCTATGATGGCCTCGTGGCGCGCTTCCGGGGCGAGCCGGTGCCGGCCACCGGCTTCTCCATCGGCGTCTCCCGCCTGCTGCACGCGCTGGCCCACCTCGGCAAGATGGAGACGCTGGCCGAGATCGGCCCCGTGGTGGTGCTGGTGATGGATCGCGACCGCGCCGCCGATTACATGGCCATGGTGGCGAAGCTGCGCGCCAACGGCATCCGCGCCGAAATGTATCTCGGCGGCTCGGGCATGAAGGCGCAGATGAAGTATGCCGACAAGCGCAATGCGCCGGCCGTCATCATCCAGGGCTCCAACGAGAAGGACGCGGGCGAGGTCCAGATCAAGGATCTGGTGGAAGGCGCCCGCATCGCCGCCGATATCGCCGACCACGCCGAATACCGCGCCGCCCGCCCGGCGCAGTTCTCGGTGAAGGAAGAGGAGATGGTGGAAGCCATCCGGGGCGTGCTGGAGCGCCGCGCCGCCCCTTCGCTGGGTCTCGACGACTGA
- a CDS encoding MOSC domain-containing protein, translated as MASAQLVAIHRYPVKGLSHEALESVALEAGTWFPGDRVHAVENGPSGFDPATPEYKQKTAFLVLMRDEALAALDTRYDEATSTLTVSQDGAVRASGDLSTVEGRAAIEAFFTAYMGRDARGPLRVLTSPAGHRFTDSLRAGFVSLLNLATVRDLSKRMGAEVDPRRFRMNLILDGWEAGAELDMVGRVIAIGPDVRLQVLKRTERCAATSVNPDTAARDLNVVKGLVKAYGHTDCGIYAKVLTGGRIAPGDAIHLADGAPSPKLATQPRLL; from the coding sequence ATGGCTTCCGCCCAGCTTGTCGCCATCCACCGCTATCCCGTGAAGGGGCTCTCCCACGAGGCGCTGGAGAGCGTCGCGCTGGAGGCCGGCACGTGGTTTCCCGGCGACCGGGTCCATGCCGTCGAGAACGGGCCGAGCGGCTTCGATCCCGCGACCCCCGAATACAAGCAGAAGACCGCCTTTCTCGTGCTGATGCGCGACGAAGCGCTGGCTGCCCTCGACACCCGCTATGATGAAGCGACCTCGACGCTCACCGTCTCGCAGGACGGCGCGGTGCGCGCATCCGGCGACCTCTCGACGGTTGAGGGCCGGGCCGCCATCGAAGCCTTCTTCACCGCTTACATGGGGCGCGATGCGCGCGGGCCGCTGCGGGTGCTGACCTCGCCCGCCGGCCACCGCTTCACGGATTCGCTCAGGGCCGGGTTCGTCTCCCTGCTGAACCTCGCCACCGTGCGCGATCTCTCCAAGCGCATGGGCGCGGAGGTGGACCCGCGCCGCTTCCGCATGAACCTCATTCTCGACGGCTGGGAGGCGGGGGCGGAACTCGACATGGTCGGCCGCGTCATCGCTATCGGCCCGGACGTGCGGCTCCAGGTGCTCAAGCGCACGGAGCGCTGCGCCGCCACCAGCGTCAATCCGGACACGGCGGCCCGCGACCTCAACGTGGTGAAGGGCCTCGTCAAGGCCTATGGCCATACCGACTGCGGCATCTATGCCAAGGTGCTCACCGGCGGGCGCATCGCGCCGGGCGATGCCATCCATCTGGCGGACGGCGCACCGTCCCCCAAACTTGCGACCCAGCCGAGGCTCCTCTAA